Within Staphylococcus sp. NRL 16/872, the genomic segment GGCATCATGTATTAAGTAATCAACCAAACGCTAAAGTGCTTTATACCTCTAGTGAAAAATTTACAAATGACTTCATTAAATCTATTCGTAACAATGAACCAGAAGCATTCAGAGAGAAATATAGAAATATTGATGTCTTACTTATTGATGACATTCAATTTATTCAGAATAAAGAGCAAACACAAGAAGAATTCTTCCATACTTTTAATGAGTTACATCAAAATAAGAAACAAATTGTCATTTCAAGTGATCGCCCACCTAAAGAAATTGCCAAGCTTGAAGACCGTTTACGTTCACGCTTTGAATGGGGCTTAATCGTTGATATTACACCGCCTGATTATGAAACTCGTATGGCTATTCTTCAAAAGAAAATCGAAGAAGAAAATTTAGAAATACCTGCTGAAGCACTTAATTACATTGCCAACCAAATTCAATCTAACATTCGTGAATTAGAAGGTGCATTAACACGTTTACTTGCTTATTCAAAACTTCAAGGAAGACCTATCACAACTGAATTAGCAGCCGAAGCACTTAAAGACATTATTCAAGTTCCTAAATCTAAAAAGATTTCAATTCAAGATATTCAAAAAGTTGTAGGACATTATTACAATGTTCGCATTGAAGACTTTAGTGCTAAGAAACGTACAAAATCCATCGCATATCCACGTCAAATCGCAATGTACCTATCTAGAGAACTGACTGATTTTTCATTACCAAAAATCGGTGAAGAATTTGGTGGCCGTGATCATACGACAGTCATTCATGCTCATGAAAAAATTTCGAATGACATTAAGGCTGATAGCATCTTTAAACAAGAAGTTGAAGATCTGGAAAAGGAAATTCGCAAGCAATAAGTGATAACTGTTATATAACAGATTATAATTTTTTAAAGTGGGAAATAAAAAAGTGACTTTAGAGGCTAGATTTTTAAGTTCAAAGTTATCTTAAATGATTTAAAATATAAATAGTGATATGTGGATAGTGTTAAAAAGTAATACACACCATCAACAGTTTATCCACATGTGTATAACTTTGACACTTAAGACTTTTACTAAGATATCCACTAATCCACAAGCCCTACTACTATTACTATGATTTTAAAACCTATATAATTTATATATAAACGACTGGAAGGAGTTTAAATTAATAATGGAATTCACAATTAGAAGAGATTATTTTATTACTCAGTTAAATGACACACTAAAAGCAATCTCACCAAGAACAACTTTACCAATCTTAACAGGTATCAAGATTGACGCTAAAGACAACGAAGTGATTCTTACTGGTTCAGATTCTGAAATCTCTATTGAAATCACTATTCCAAAACAAGTAGATGGTGAAGACATTGTCACTATTGCTGAAACTGGTTCTGTAGTACTTCCTGGTCGTTTCTTTGTAGATATTATTAAAAAATTACCAGGTAAAGACGTTAAATTATCAACCAATGAACAGTTCCAAACATTGATTACATCAGGTCATTCAGAATTTAACTTAAGTGGTTTAGATCCTGATCAATATCCACTATTACCACAAGTTTCACGTGATGACGCGATTCAATTATCAGTGAAAGTACTTAAAAATATCATTGCACAAACAAACTTCGCAGTGTCCACCTCAGAAACACGACCAGTATTAACTGGTGTCAACTGGCTTATACAAGATAATGAATTATTATGCACTGCCACTGACTCACATCGCTTGGCTGTAAGAAAGTTACAACTTGAAGATGAATCAGAAAATAAAAATGTCATCATTCCAGGTAAAGCATTATCTGAATTAAACAAAATTATGAGTGACAGTGATGAAGACATCGATATCTTCTTTGCATCTAACCAAGTGTTATTCAAAGTAGGTAACGTCAACTTCATTTCACGTTTATTAGAAGGACATTATCCTGATACAACACGATTATTCCCAGAGAATTATGAAATTAAATTAGGATTAGACAATGGCGAGTTCTACCATGCAATCGATCGTGCTTCATTACTTGCACGTGAAGGTGGTAACAATGTTATTAAATTAAGTACAGGTAATGACGTAGTAGAATTATCTTCAACATCTCCTGAAATCGGTACTGTTAAAGAAGAAGTTACAGCAACTGATGTTGAAGGGGGCAACTTGAAGATTTCATTCAACTCTCGTTATATGATGGATGCTTTAAAAGCTATCGATAATGATGAAGTTGAAGTTGAATTCTTTGGTACGATGAAACCATTTATTCTTAAACCTAAGAACGATGATTCAGTAACCCAATTAATTTTACCAATCAGAACTTATTAGAGATGATAGGTTGATTTTGGTCACAATGATTTTCTTTAAAAATCATTGTGGCCTTTTTTATCGTTGGAAATTCATTTTAAGCCCTCTCAGCCGTCCACTATGGCAAAAGAATGAATGACTTGTGGATAAATATTGTTTTTCTTATTTTTAAGCTAAAATAGGCCTTAAAATTAAAATTTGGATATGTACAAATTCCCAACGTATGAAATTAGCATTTTCAAAAAATAAAAAAGCCGCTTCAAACTCCTTAAATCACAGCTAAAATTCTCTCAAAACTACTTTCATAAAAATTTCTCTTAAAGTAAGCGATTTCACATTTCATTTTAAATGAAATTTAATCCTAAAAAAGATATAATATATTAATGACACATAAAGAAACGGAGTGATTATTTTGGTTCAAGAAGTCGTAGTTGATGGCGACATCACGTTAGGTCAATTTCTTAAAACAGAAGGCATCATAGAGTCTGGTGGACAAGCGAAATGGTTCTTACAAGATTATGAAGTCTTAATTAACGGTGAACGTGAAACACGTCGCGGTAAAAAACTAGCTGACCAAGATCGAATTGATTTCCCTGATATTCCTGAAATTGATTCTGTAATCATTATTCATCAAGGTGAACAATGAAGCTTAAAACACTCCAACTAGAAAATTATCGTAACTATGAAGCGGTTACGTTAAATTGTCATCCTGAAGTGAATATTCTTATTGGCGAAAATGCCCAAGGGAAGACAAATTTACTTGAATCAATTTATACGCTAGCTTTAGCAAAAAGTCATCGTACGTCTAATGATAAGGAGCTCATACGATTTAACGCGGATTATGCTAAAATAGAAGGTGAGCTAAGTTATAGACACGGAACAATGCCACTGACAATGTTTATAACTAAAAAAGGTAAACAAGTTAAAGTGAACCACTTAGAGCAAAGTCGACTAACGCAATATGTTGGACATCTTAATGTGGTTCTTTTTGCGCCAGAAGATTTGAATATTGTCAAAGGGTCTCCTCAAATACGTCGTCGTTTTATAGATATGGAACTAGGTCAAATATCTGCAGTTTATTTAAACGATTTAGCTCAATATCAACGTATTCTTAAGCAAAAGAATAACTATTTGAAACAGTTACAGCTTGGTCACAAGACCGACACAACGATGTTGGAAGTGTTAAATCAACAATTTGCGCAATATGCGCTTAATGTGACGTTAAGACGTGACCATTTTATAAAAGAGCTTGAATCTCTAGCTAAACCGATCCATTCCGGTATTACAAATGAGCGTGAAACATTGTCATTAAAGTATTTACCAAGTATTAAGTTAAGCGATACAGAGAAAGACCCTAATGCACTGTTAGACGAAGTGATTACTTTGTTAAATGACAATATTAAACGCGAAATGGAGCGTGCCGTGTGCTTATATGGTCCGCATAGAGATGACTTAGGATTTAACGTTAATGGCATGGATGCTCAGACGTATGGTTCGCAAGGGCAACAACGTACGACGGCATTATCCATCAAGTTAGCAGAAATAGAATTAATGAATATTGAAGTAGGAGAATATCCCATCTTGTTATTAGATGACGTACTGAGTGAGTTGGATGATTCTCGTCAAACCCATTTATTAAGTACGATTCAACATAAAGTACAAACCTTTGTGACAACAACATCAGTAGAGGGCATCGATCATGAGATTATGAATAATGCGAAACTCTACCGAATCAGTCAAGGTGAAATTATTAAGTAAGAGAAAGTGATGGTGAATACATTGTCAGATGTAAACAACACAGATAATTATGGTGCTGGACAGATACAGGTATTAGAAGGACTAGAAGCGGTTCGTAAAAGACCTGGTATGTATATTGGTTCAACTTCAGAAAGAGGCTTACACCATTTAGTATGGGAAATTGTTGATAACAGTATCGATGAGGCACTAGCTGGTTATGCCAATGAGATAGAAGTCATTATTGAAAAAGATAACTGGATTAAAGTAACTGACAATGGTCGTGGTATTCCTGTTGATATTCAAGAGAAAATGGGACGCCCAGCAGTAGAAGTTATCTTAACTGTATTACATGCCGGCGGTAAATTCGGCGGTGGCGGATACAAGGTTTCTGGTGGACTTCACGGCGTAGGGTCATCTGTTGTAAATGCCTTATCAGAGAAGTTAGAAGTCTACGTTCATCGTAACGATACAATTTATCATCAAGCTTATAAACGAGGTATACCTGAATTTGATCTTAAAGAAGTTGGAACAACAGAGAAAACGGGTACAGTGATTCGCTTTAAAGCTGATTCAGAAATCTTTACTGAAACAACAATTTATAATTATGAAACACTTCAAAAACGTATTAGAGAATTGGCTTTCTTAAATAAAGGAATTTCAATCACATTAAGAGATGAACGTGAGGAAGAAGAACAGCGTGAAGATACATATCACTATGAAGGTGGTATTAAATCATACGTTGAATTATTAAACGAGAACAAAGAGCCTATCCACGATGAACCAATTTATATTCACCAAACTAAAGACGATGTAGAAATTGAAATTGCAATGCAATACAACAGTGGCTACGCAACGAATTTATTATCTTATGCCAATAATATTCATACGTACGAAGGCGGAACGCATGAAGATGGTTTCAAACGTGCGTTAACGCGTGTGCTTAATAGTTATGGTACACACAGTAAAATCATTAAAGATGATAAAGAGCGTTTATCTGGTGAAGATACACGTGAAGGTTTAACTGCCGTTGTTTCAATTAAACACGGCGATCCTCAATTCGAAGGTCAAACTAAGACGAAACTAGGTAACTCAGAAGTGCGTCAAATTGTGGATAAACTATTCGCAGAGCACTTTGAAAGATTCTTATATGAACATCCTAACGTTGCTAGAACGGTTGTTGAAAAGGGTATCATGGCCTCACGTGCACGTGTAGCTGCTAAAAAAGCACGTGAAGTGACACGTCGTAAATCTGCCCTAGAAATCTCAAGCTTACCAGGTAAACTTGCAGACTGTTCTAGTAAAAAGCCAGAAGAAAGTGAAATCTTCCTAGTAGAGGGTGACTCTGCCGGGGGGTCTACAAAAGAAGGCCGTGACTCTAAGACACAAGCGATTTTACCGTTAAGAGGTAAGATTTTAAATGTGGAGAAAGCACGTTTAGACCGTATCTTAAATAACAATGAAATTCGTCAAATGATTACAGCCTTTGGTACAGGTATTGGTGGCGAATTTGATATTTCTAAAGCACGTTATCATAAAATCGTTATCATGACAGATGCTGATGTCGATGGTGCGCACATTAGAACGTTATTATTAACATTCTTCTATCGTTTTATGCGTCCACTTATTGAAGCGGGATACGTCTATATCGCCCAACCACCATTGTATAAATTGGCACAAGGTAAACAAAAATACTATGTGTTTAATGATCGTGAATTAGATAAATTAAAATCTGAACTTAACCCTACACCGAAATGGCAGATTTCACGTTATAAAGGTTTAGGTGAAATGAATGCGGATCAATTATGGGAAACAACGATGAATCCTGAAAACCGCATGATGTTACAAGTTAAACTTGAAGATGCTTTAGACGCCGACCAAACGTTTGAAATGTTGATGGGCGACGTTGTTGAGAATAGAAGACAATTTATTGAAGAAAATGCAGTTTATGCAAATTTAGATTTCTAATTTGTTGCTTATCTGCATGAGTTATAGCACAGGCTGTTAAGCGATAAAATGTATTAACAGTCTGACTATTCATTTTTAAGTGATGATAGAAGGAGGATATCTTGATGGCTGACTTACCTCAATCAAGAATTAATGAACGAAATATAACCAGCGAAATGCGTGAATCATTCTTAGACTATGCAATGAGCGTTATCGTTTCACGTGCATTACCTGATGTGCGTGATGGTTTAAAACCTGTACACCGTCGTATCTTATATGGTTTAAATGAACAAGGAATGACACCTGACAAACCATATAAAAAATCAGCACGTATCGTCGGGGACGTTATGGGTAAATATCACCCTCACGGCGACTCTTCAATCTATGATGCCATGGTTCGAATGGCACAAACGTTTAGCTATCGTTATCCACTTGTAGATGGTCAAGGTAACTTTGGTTCAATGGACGGCGATGGTGCTGCGGCTATGCGTTACACAGAAGCGAAGATGACTAAAATTACATTGGAACTGTTACGCGACATCAACAAAGATACAATTGACTTTTTAGATAACTATGATGGCACTGAAAGAGAGCCGGAAGTCTTACCTTCTCGTTTCCCCAATCTTTTAGTTAACGGTGCTTCAGGTATCGCAGTAGGTATGGCTACTAATATTCCTCCTCATAATTTAACTGAAGTCATTAATGGTGTATTACATTTAAGTAAGAATCCTGATGTTACCATCGCAGAACTTATGGAAGATATCCAAGGCCCTGACTTCCCTACAGCGGGCTTAATTTTAGGGAAAAGTGGTATCCGACGTGCATACGAAACAGGACGTGGTTCTGTTCAAATGCGTGCCCGTGCAGAAATCGAAGAACGTGGTGGTGGCCGTCAACGTATCGTCGTGACTGAAATTCCATATCAAGTCAATAAAGCACGTATGATTGAGAAAATTGCTGAACTTGTACGTGATAAAAAAATTGAAGGTATTACAGACTTACGTGATGAAACAAGTTTACGTACAGGGGTAAGAATTGTGATTGACGTGCGTAAAGACGCTAACGCGAATGTTATTCTTAATAATTTATATAAACAAACGCCATTACAAACATCATTTGGTGTGAATATGATTGCCCTTGTACATGGACGTCCTAAGTTAATCAATTTAAAAGAAGCGTTAGTTGAATACTTAGAACATCAAAAAATCGTCGTACGTCGTCGTACGGAATATAACTTGAAGAAAGCGAAAGACCGTGCACATATTTTAGAAGGGCTACGTATTGCGTTAGACCATATCGATCAAATCATTTCTATCATTCGTGAATCTGATACAGATAAAGTTGCTATGGAAACGTTACAAGAACGCTTTGAGCTTTCAGAACGCCAAGCACAAGCTATTCTTGATATGCGTTTAAGACGTTTAACAGGTTTAGAACGCGACAAGATTGAATCAGAATACAATGAACTATTAGGCTATATTGCTGAATTAGAGAAGATTCTAGCAGATGAAGAAGTGTTACTTCAATTAGTCCGTGATGAATTAACCGAAATCAAAGAGCGTTTCGGCGATGAACGTCGTACAGAAATTCAATTAGGTGGTTTAGATGATTTAGAAGATGAAGACTTAATTCCAGAAGAACAAATTGTGATTACATTAAGTCATAATAACTACATTAAACGCCTACCTGTTTCAACATATCGTTCTCAAAATAGAGGTGGACGTGGCGTACAAGGTATGAATACGCTTGAAGAAGACTTTGTCAGCCAATTAGTTACGCTAAGTACGCATGACCACGTGCTATTCTTCACGAATAAAGGACGCGTTTACAAACTTAAAGGTTATGAAGTGCCAGAGCTTTCTCGTCAATCGAAAGGTATTCCAGTTATTAATGCGATTGAACTTGAGAACGATGAAGCAATTAGTACAATGATTGCGGTAAGAGATCTTGAAGATGAGAATAGTTACTTAGTATTTGCGACTAAGAATGGTATTGTGAAACGTTCTGCATTAAGCAACTTCTCACATATCAATAAAAACGGTAAGATTGCGATTGGATTTAAAGAAGATGATGAACTGATTGCTGTACGTTTAACAGATGGTCACCAAGATATCTTAATCGGTACCTCTCACGCATCACTTATCCGCTTCTCTGAGAACAGTTTACGTCCATTAGGTCGTACAGCTGCAGGTGTACGTGGTATCTCATTACGTGATGGTGACGTCGTAGTTGGTTTAGACGTCGCGCATGCAGATAGTGAAGATGAAGTTTTAGTTGTTACTGAAAATGGTTACGGCAAACGTACGCCAGTAAGTGAATATCGTTTATCTAATCGTGGTGGTAAAGGTGTTAAAACTGCTACGATTACAGAACGTAATGGTAATATCGTATGTATCACTACAGTGACGGGCGATGAAGATTTAATGATGGTTACAAATGGTGGCGTCATTATTCGCTTACAAGTAGATGATATTTCTCAAACTGGTCGTTCAACGCAAGGTGTGCGTCTAATGAAACTGGGCGATAATCAATCTGTTTCTACTGTGGCTAAAGTTCAAGATAATACAGAAGATGAAGATGTAGCAGAAGTGGCTCAAGCAGAAGATACATCTAATGCGGAAAGTACAGAAAGTCCAAGTGAACATCTTGTAGATGATACTACGCCAGGCAATGCGCTTCATACGGAAGCAACAGAAGATATAGCTTCTGAAGATGATAGTAATGAACGTGTTGAGCTTAGACAAGACTTCATGGATCGTGTGAATGAAGATATTGAAAATGCTTCAGAAAACGATAGCGATAACGAATAATAATTCGAAAATAAGACTACCCTCTCGTGAAGGTAGTCTTATTTTTTAGGAGTTCTAAGATAGATTTTCACTCACTTAAGTTGAGACGCTTGCCTAGGGGGTTGGGTCGAGCCTTGGTCTTGTAAAGAAGTTCTTAGATGAATGTTACTCATTTTGTTGCGACGCTTTCTTGCGGGAAAGGCTTAAGCCTGTAGTCTTATAAAGTCGTTCTTAGATAGATGTTCACTCACTTAAGTTGAGCCGCTTGCCTAGGAGGCTGGGTCGAACCACGGTCTCGACACTCATCCTGCTCCCTCAGGCGTCGCTCAACTACGTTACATTATCCATTTTAGAACTACTTACTTAAGGGTACAGCGCTTAAGTTCATCAATAAACCTAGCTCCCTCAGGAGTCACACAACGTCATTCGTAGTTTATCTTTAGAATTTCTTACATAAGTACAACACACTTATATACTTTATTATTTATTTTATGAGTTTTAGTAGTTAATTTTCATTATCTATTTTTAGAATTATTAACGTAGGTGTGTGTAAATTTATTTACCATTTCTAGCTCCATATAAAACAAACGCTCTGATTTTCTTATAATGGGAATATCAGAGCGTTTTCATTTTAAATATTAGTTTTCTAATTCTTTCATTACGTATGGGATTTCATTAATTAAACGTGAAGGTGGTACGACGTACATTTTTTCAGCAAGTTTTTCACCAATATAACTGTGTGTATAGGTTGCACTCGTCACAGCATCTTTTAAGCTATCGAATTGGCCAACAAAACTTGTAATCATACCCGCAAGTGTATCTCCCATGCCGCCTGTTGCCATAGCTGGCGTACCAATTCCAAGTTTATAGTCTTCATCTTTAAAGTAGATTTCTGTGCCATGTTTTTTCAACACCACTGTGGCACCTAGTTTATCTACAGCTTCTCTATTACGATCATAAGTTTGTTCTTCAATAGGAATACCACTTAAACGTTCCCATTCTTTTTGATGTGGCGTAAAGATAACGCGACATGTTGGAAGTTCTGGTTTCAATTTACTGAATATTGTAATCGCATCACCATCAACAATTAAATTTTGGTGGGGCTGAATATTTTGTAGTAAAAATGTGATTGCGTTATTTCCTTTGAAGTCAACGCCAAGTCCTGGACCAATTAGGATACTATCTGTATTTTCAATGAGCTTTGTTAGCATTTTAGTATCGTTAATATCTGTTACCATTGCTTCTGGACAACGAGAATGAATAGCCGCGTGGTTATTTGGATGTGTAGCGACTGTAATTAAACCACTTCCACTAAACACACAAGCGCGTGCAGCTAACATAATAGCGCCACCTAAGTTTGCACTACCACCGATTAATAAGATTTTACCGTAATCGCCTTTATGTGTTTCATCTTTACGTTTTGGAATATTAACAGAAGTTAATGTTTCCATGAACAAAACCCTCCCTCTTTAAGAAGTCTGTCTTTACGTTCAGTCCTCTTATGACATATATTTTCCAAGTCTGAACTTTAACTTTATAGAGAAAGGTCAGACATTCATGAGTTTTAAATACAATAGAAAATACTATACCTACAAGAGACTTTCGTCAACACTATTATAAGAAATATTTAAGAGCTTTAATTGCTGAAAATGATAGCGTTTTCCTAAATAGTAAATTTAACATTAGCAATTGCTTGAAAATTCTAAAAGACTTTGCTATATTAAAAATAACTTAATAAGTTATTGTTCGTAGGCCAAGTAACATAATACGTTAATTTCAGAGAGCTTGTGTTGAGTGTGAACAAGTAATTGATGATTATGCGAATCTACCTACAATTGTGAGCAATCGGTAATAACCGTTATTTTAGGAAAGTGCAATTTAGTACATTATTTATGTGTTAAATTGTTAAATAGGGTGGCAACGCGTAGACCACGTCCCTTGTGAGGGATGTGGTCTTTTTTTATTTATTTAAAAGTAGCGACCATTCTTAATAAATTTTTTCAAAAATGGGAAGGATGAATTGTACATGTTAGATATCAGACAATTTAGAGATGAAACTGACAAAGTTAAGAGCAAAATTGAATTACGTGGAGACGATCCAAAGGTTGTTGACGAAGTATTAGAATTAGATAATCAACGTCGTGAATTAATCGGTAAAACTGAAGAAATGAAAGCGCGTCGTAACAAAGTAAGTGATGAAATCGCTGAAAAGAAACGTAATAAAGAAGATGCTGACGACGTTATTAAAGAAATGCGTGAACTTGGTGACGAAATCAAGAACAATGACGCTAAATTAAACGAAGTAGATAATAAAATTAGAAACATCTTAATTCGTATTCCTAACTTAATTGCAGACGATGTGCCACAAGGTGATTCTGATGAAGATAACGTTGAAATCAAAAAATGGGGTACACCTCGTGAGTTTGATTTCGAACCTAAAGCACACTGGGATTTAGTTGAAGAATTAAAAATGGCAGACTTCGAAC encodes:
- the dnaA gene encoding chromosomal replication initiator protein DnaA, with product MSEQEIWKKVLEVAQTEISKTTFNTFLKDTELKEIRDNVAYIFVIDEFYANWLNANYKDVIQNIMKDIIGYEVDPKFFTAEQLAELDETSRKSSKTEETKTQAIEEPHVGTDQFDTHNTFDTFVIGPGNRFPHAASLAVAEAPAQAYNPLFIYGGVGLGKTHLMHAIGHHVLSNQPNAKVLYTSSEKFTNDFIKSIRNNEPEAFREKYRNIDVLLIDDIQFIQNKEQTQEEFFHTFNELHQNKKQIVISSDRPPKEIAKLEDRLRSRFEWGLIVDITPPDYETRMAILQKKIEEENLEIPAEALNYIANQIQSNIRELEGALTRLLAYSKLQGRPITTELAAEALKDIIQVPKSKKISIQDIQKVVGHYYNVRIEDFSAKKRTKSIAYPRQIAMYLSRELTDFSLPKIGEEFGGRDHTTVIHAHEKISNDIKADSIFKQEVEDLEKEIRKQ
- the dnaN gene encoding DNA polymerase III subunit beta, which codes for MMEFTIRRDYFITQLNDTLKAISPRTTLPILTGIKIDAKDNEVILTGSDSEISIEITIPKQVDGEDIVTIAETGSVVLPGRFFVDIIKKLPGKDVKLSTNEQFQTLITSGHSEFNLSGLDPDQYPLLPQVSRDDAIQLSVKVLKNIIAQTNFAVSTSETRPVLTGVNWLIQDNELLCTATDSHRLAVRKLQLEDESENKNVIIPGKALSELNKIMSDSDEDIDIFFASNQVLFKVGNVNFISRLLEGHYPDTTRLFPENYEIKLGLDNGEFYHAIDRASLLAREGGNNVIKLSTGNDVVELSSTSPEIGTVKEEVTATDVEGGNLKISFNSRYMMDALKAIDNDEVEVEFFGTMKPFILKPKNDDSVTQLILPIRTY
- the yaaA gene encoding S4 domain-containing protein YaaA is translated as MIILVQEVVVDGDITLGQFLKTEGIIESGGQAKWFLQDYEVLINGERETRRGKKLADQDRIDFPDIPEIDSVIIIHQGEQ
- the recF gene encoding DNA replication/repair protein RecF, producing MKLKTLQLENYRNYEAVTLNCHPEVNILIGENAQGKTNLLESIYTLALAKSHRTSNDKELIRFNADYAKIEGELSYRHGTMPLTMFITKKGKQVKVNHLEQSRLTQYVGHLNVVLFAPEDLNIVKGSPQIRRRFIDMELGQISAVYLNDLAQYQRILKQKNNYLKQLQLGHKTDTTMLEVLNQQFAQYALNVTLRRDHFIKELESLAKPIHSGITNERETLSLKYLPSIKLSDTEKDPNALLDEVITLLNDNIKREMERAVCLYGPHRDDLGFNVNGMDAQTYGSQGQQRTTALSIKLAEIELMNIEVGEYPILLLDDVLSELDDSRQTHLLSTIQHKVQTFVTTTSVEGIDHEIMNNAKLYRISQGEIIK
- the gyrB gene encoding DNA topoisomerase (ATP-hydrolyzing) subunit B, with the translated sequence MVNTLSDVNNTDNYGAGQIQVLEGLEAVRKRPGMYIGSTSERGLHHLVWEIVDNSIDEALAGYANEIEVIIEKDNWIKVTDNGRGIPVDIQEKMGRPAVEVILTVLHAGGKFGGGGYKVSGGLHGVGSSVVNALSEKLEVYVHRNDTIYHQAYKRGIPEFDLKEVGTTEKTGTVIRFKADSEIFTETTIYNYETLQKRIRELAFLNKGISITLRDEREEEEQREDTYHYEGGIKSYVELLNENKEPIHDEPIYIHQTKDDVEIEIAMQYNSGYATNLLSYANNIHTYEGGTHEDGFKRALTRVLNSYGTHSKIIKDDKERLSGEDTREGLTAVVSIKHGDPQFEGQTKTKLGNSEVRQIVDKLFAEHFERFLYEHPNVARTVVEKGIMASRARVAAKKAREVTRRKSALEISSLPGKLADCSSKKPEESEIFLVEGDSAGGSTKEGRDSKTQAILPLRGKILNVEKARLDRILNNNEIRQMITAFGTGIGGEFDISKARYHKIVIMTDADVDGAHIRTLLLTFFYRFMRPLIEAGYVYIAQPPLYKLAQGKQKYYVFNDRELDKLKSELNPTPKWQISRYKGLGEMNADQLWETTMNPENRMMLQVKLEDALDADQTFEMLMGDVVENRRQFIEENAVYANLDF
- the gyrA gene encoding DNA gyrase subunit A, which codes for MADLPQSRINERNITSEMRESFLDYAMSVIVSRALPDVRDGLKPVHRRILYGLNEQGMTPDKPYKKSARIVGDVMGKYHPHGDSSIYDAMVRMAQTFSYRYPLVDGQGNFGSMDGDGAAAMRYTEAKMTKITLELLRDINKDTIDFLDNYDGTEREPEVLPSRFPNLLVNGASGIAVGMATNIPPHNLTEVINGVLHLSKNPDVTIAELMEDIQGPDFPTAGLILGKSGIRRAYETGRGSVQMRARAEIEERGGGRQRIVVTEIPYQVNKARMIEKIAELVRDKKIEGITDLRDETSLRTGVRIVIDVRKDANANVILNNLYKQTPLQTSFGVNMIALVHGRPKLINLKEALVEYLEHQKIVVRRRTEYNLKKAKDRAHILEGLRIALDHIDQIISIIRESDTDKVAMETLQERFELSERQAQAILDMRLRRLTGLERDKIESEYNELLGYIAELEKILADEEVLLQLVRDELTEIKERFGDERRTEIQLGGLDDLEDEDLIPEEQIVITLSHNNYIKRLPVSTYRSQNRGGRGVQGMNTLEEDFVSQLVTLSTHDHVLFFTNKGRVYKLKGYEVPELSRQSKGIPVINAIELENDEAISTMIAVRDLEDENSYLVFATKNGIVKRSALSNFSHINKNGKIAIGFKEDDELIAVRLTDGHQDILIGTSHASLIRFSENSLRPLGRTAAGVRGISLRDGDVVVGLDVAHADSEDEVLVVTENGYGKRTPVSEYRLSNRGGKGVKTATITERNGNIVCITTVTGDEDLMMVTNGGVIIRLQVDDISQTGRSTQGVRLMKLGDNQSVSTVAKVQDNTEDEDVAEVAQAEDTSNAESTESPSEHLVDDTTPGNALHTEATEDIASEDDSNERVELRQDFMDRVNEDIENASENDSDNE
- a CDS encoding NAD(P)H-hydrate dehydratase; this encodes METLTSVNIPKRKDETHKGDYGKILLIGGSANLGGAIMLAARACVFSGSGLITVATHPNNHAAIHSRCPEAMVTDINDTKMLTKLIENTDSILIGPGLGVDFKGNNAITFLLQNIQPHQNLIVDGDAITIFSKLKPELPTCRVIFTPHQKEWERLSGIPIEEQTYDRNREAVDKLGATVVLKKHGTEIYFKDEDYKLGIGTPAMATGGMGDTLAGMITSFVGQFDSLKDAVTSATYTHSYIGEKLAEKMYVVPPSRLINEIPYVMKELEN